A genome region from Pirellulales bacterium includes the following:
- a CDS encoding TrkA C-terminal domain-containing protein: ITQPFLPRFEGALVLFVLLGLLALRFWRGATNFQGHTRAVAQAIAEALRHEAQSAQTAAVDDHVAEGNPILVGLGSPVSVELAPHCAAIGRTLAEVNLRGVTGATVLAIRRGETVVPVPSGNERLLAGDILAVAGQEKAIEAARELLKSSG, translated from the coding sequence GATCACTCAGCCATTTCTTCCTCGTTTCGAAGGCGCCTTGGTGCTGTTCGTCCTGCTGGGATTGTTGGCGCTGCGATTTTGGCGCGGCGCCACCAACTTTCAGGGACATACCCGCGCCGTCGCGCAGGCCATTGCCGAGGCGCTCAGGCACGAGGCACAGAGCGCACAAACTGCTGCCGTCGATGATCATGTCGCCGAGGGAAATCCGATTTTGGTCGGGCTTGGCTCCCCGGTCTCGGTGGAGCTGGCCCCCCATTGCGCCGCGATCGGACGAACATTGGCCGAGGTCAATCTACGCGGTGTCACGGGTGCTACCGTGTTGGCGATTCGCCGGGGAGAGACTGTTGTGCCAGTCCCCTCGGGCAACGAACGATTGCTCGCCGGAGATATCCTGGCCGTTGCTGGTCAAGAGAAGGCGATCGAAGCCGCGCGCGAACTTCTGAAAAGCAGCGGCTAA